One stretch of Equus przewalskii isolate Varuska chromosome 9, EquPr2, whole genome shotgun sequence DNA includes these proteins:
- the IL11 gene encoding interleukin-11, which produces MNSVCCLFLVVLSLWPDRTAAPGPPPGPPRASPAPRAELDSAVLLTRSLLGDTRQLAAQLRDKFPADGDHNLDSLPTLAMSAGALGALQLPGVLTRLRADLFSYLRHLQWLRRAGGPSLRTLEPELGALQARLDRLLRRLQLLMSRLALPQAPPEPPAPPLAPPSSAWGGIRAAHAILGGLHLTLDWAVRGLLLLKTRL; this is translated from the exons ATGAACA GTGTTTGCTGCCTGTTCCTGGTCGTGCTGAGCCTGTGGCCAGATAGGACTGCCGCCCCAGGGCCACCTCCTGGCCCCCCGagggcctccccagcccctcgGGCTGAGCTGGACAGCGCCGTCCTCCTGACGCGCTCCCTCCTGGGGGACACTCGGCAGCTGGCCGCACAGCTG AGGGACAAATTCCCAGCCGACGGAGACCACAACCTGGACTCCCTCCCAACCTTGGCCATGAGTGCGGGGGCACTGGGAGCCCTGCAG CTCCCGGGCGTGCTGACACGGCTGCGCGCAGACCTGTTCTCCTACTTGCGGCACCTGCAGTGGCTGCGCCGGGCAGGCGGCCCTTCCCTGCGGACCCTGGAGCCAGAGCTGGGGGCCCTGCAGGCCCGGCTGGACCGCCTGCTACGCCGGCTGCAGCTCCTG ATGTCccgcctggccctgccccaggcaCCCCCAGAGCCACCGGCTCCCCCTCTGGCGCCCCCATCCTCAGCCTGGGGAGGCATCCGGGCAGCCCACGCCATTCTCGGGGGACTGCACCTGACGCTCGACTGGGCAGTGAGGGGCTTGCTGCTGCTGAAGACTCGGCTGTGA
- the TMEM190 gene encoding transmembrane protein 190 isoform X1: MVGSGIPALSLFLLMQGSVDGNGIQGFFYPWSCEGDVWDRESCGGQAAIENPNLCLRLRCCYRDGVCYHQRPDETMRRRHMWALGWTCGGLLFLICSICLFRWARRRDMLHLPGFLQGKCKLSRTVSLLSKDRGTLSEKKTASIGSMQPSLPTEGGLEASGATEGEGTEGGEETEGADEED; this comes from the exons ATGGTGGGTTCTGGGATCCCAGCTTTGAGCCTCTTCCTGCTGATGCAGGGCTCAGTAG atGGAAATGGAATCCAGGGATTTTTCTATCCATGGA GCTGTGAGGGAGACGTGTGGGACCGGGAGAGCTGTGGGGGTCAGGCGGCCATCGAGAATCCCAATCTCTGTCTGCGTCTGCGATGCTGCTACCGCGACGGGGTCTGCTACCACCAGCGGCCAGATG AAACTATGCGGAGGAGACACATGTGGGCGCTGGGCTGGACGTGCGGAGGCCTCCTCTTCCTGATCTGCAGCATCTGCCTGTT caggtgGGCCAGGCGCCGGGATATGCTGCACCTTCCAGGGTTCTTGCAGGGCAAATGCAAACTGTCGAGGACTGTCTCCCTGTTATCCAAGGACCGGGGGACTCTGAGCGAGAAAAAGACGGCGTCCATCGGCAGCATGCAGCCCTCCCTGCCGACGGAGGGGGGCTTGGAAGCCTCGGGGGCCACCGAAGGGGAAGGGACGGAAGGGGGCGAAGAAACAGAAGGGGCGGATGAGGAAGATTAG
- the TMEM190 gene encoding transmembrane protein 190 isoform X2 produces the protein MVGSGIPALSLFLLMQGSVDGNGIQGFFYPWSCEGDVWDRESCGGQAAIENPNLCLRLRCCYRDGVCYHQRPDETMRRRHMWALGWTCGGLLFLICSICLFWWARRRDMLHLPGFLQGKCKLSRTVSLLSKDRGTLSEKKTASIGSMQPSLPTEGGLEASGATEGEGTEGGEETEGADEED, from the exons ATGGTGGGTTCTGGGATCCCAGCTTTGAGCCTCTTCCTGCTGATGCAGGGCTCAGTAG atGGAAATGGAATCCAGGGATTTTTCTATCCATGGA GCTGTGAGGGAGACGTGTGGGACCGGGAGAGCTGTGGGGGTCAGGCGGCCATCGAGAATCCCAATCTCTGTCTGCGTCTGCGATGCTGCTACCGCGACGGGGTCTGCTACCACCAGCGGCCAGATG AAACTATGCGGAGGAGACACATGTGGGCGCTGGGCTGGACGTGCGGAGGCCTCCTCTTCCTGATCTGCAGCATCTGCCTGTTCTG gtgGGCCAGGCGCCGGGATATGCTGCACCTTCCAGGGTTCTTGCAGGGCAAATGCAAACTGTCGAGGACTGTCTCCCTGTTATCCAAGGACCGGGGGACTCTGAGCGAGAAAAAGACGGCGTCCATCGGCAGCATGCAGCCCTCCCTGCCGACGGAGGGGGGCTTGGAAGCCTCGGGGGCCACCGAAGGGGAAGGGACGGAAGGGGGCGAAGAAACAGAAGGGGCGGATGAGGAAGATTAG